A window of the Nitrospirota bacterium genome harbors these coding sequences:
- a CDS encoding cytochrome b/b6 domain-containing protein, with protein sequence MVYRHSLPIRLGHWINVLCLPILIMSGFQIFNAHPALYWGDRSDPEQAVLSMRAVRDGELRGITTILGREFDTTGLFGVSEDGSGEIRRRGFPSWLTLPSSQWLAMGRRWHLFFAWLFVLNGVIFVAYALLSRHLTKDLLPRWRDLRGLGRSLKDHVLFRHAPDDVTAGYNVLQKLAYSGVVFGLGVLIVLTGLAMSPRMDAAFPALLTLFGGRQSARTIHFIACFAFIGYTLVHVLMVATTGLWNNLRSMVVGWYRAPEEESHDQR encoded by the coding sequence ATGGTCTACCGGCACTCCCTGCCGATTCGCCTCGGCCACTGGATCAACGTCCTCTGCCTGCCCATCCTGATCATGAGCGGTTTTCAGATCTTCAATGCCCACCCGGCGCTGTACTGGGGGGACCGCTCGGATCCCGAGCAAGCCGTCCTCTCGATGCGGGCGGTGCGCGACGGGGAACTCAGAGGTATCACGACGATTCTTGGGCGCGAGTTCGACACCACCGGCCTCTTCGGCGTCTCGGAAGACGGCTCCGGCGAGATCAGGCGTCGGGGATTTCCCTCGTGGCTCACGCTGCCCAGCAGCCAGTGGCTCGCCATGGGCCGGCGCTGGCACCTGTTTTTCGCCTGGCTCTTCGTGCTCAACGGCGTCATATTCGTGGCCTATGCGCTGCTCAGCCGGCACCTGACCAAGGACCTCCTCCCGCGTTGGCGAGACCTCCGCGGACTCGGCCGCTCGCTCAAGGACCATGTGCTGTTTCGACATGCCCCGGACGACGTCACGGCCGGCTACAATGTCCTGCAGAAGCTAGCCTACAGCGGCGTGGTCTTCGGGCTGGGGGTGTTGATCGTGCTGACCGGCCTGGCGATGTCGCCCCGGATGGACGCGGCGTTTCCGGCGTTGCTGACGCTCTTCGGCGGGCGCCAATCCGCCCGCACGATCCACTTCATCGCCTGTTTCGCGTTCATCGGATACACCCTGGTCCACGTGCTGATGGTGGCGACGACGGGCCTGTGGAACAATCTGCGATCGATGGTGGTCGGGTGGTATCGCGCGCCCGAGGAGGAGTCTCATGACCAACGGTGA
- the glk gene encoding glucokinase has protein sequence MILAGDIGGTKTVLALYRSERDRLEVVREAVFPSREAGRFEDLLGQFVFGAVASGELTAACFGVAGPVRDGQCRTTNLPWFLDERQLAKDLAVPKVKLLNDLEAAAFGMLFLEKPDMAVLHEGAPTRPCGHIAVLAAGTGLGEAVLHWDGKEYAPIASEGGHADFAPQTDREIELLRFLRAEFGHVSYERVLSGPGLFNIYRFLRETSGVPEPAWLRERVDAGNPGAVIGDVGLARGHALCVEALDLFASIYGAEAGNLALKVLARGGVYLGGGIAPKLLDKLADGTFTRSYLAKGRYTELLRSIPVTVVLNTKAPLLGAAHYALRI, from the coding sequence GTGATCTTAGCGGGTGACATCGGCGGTACCAAGACCGTGCTGGCGCTCTACCGGAGTGAGAGGGACCGCTTGGAGGTGGTACGCGAGGCCGTGTTTCCCAGCCGGGAGGCGGGCCGATTTGAAGACCTCCTCGGCCAGTTCGTGTTTGGCGCCGTGGCTTCCGGTGAGCTCACCGCGGCCTGCTTTGGCGTGGCCGGACCCGTGCGCGACGGACAGTGTCGGACCACCAACCTCCCCTGGTTCCTGGATGAGCGCCAGCTTGCCAAAGACCTTGCCGTGCCCAAGGTCAAGCTCCTTAACGACCTTGAAGCCGCGGCGTTCGGCATGCTCTTCCTCGAGAAACCAGACATGGCCGTGCTTCACGAAGGAGCACCGACACGGCCCTGCGGTCACATCGCCGTGCTGGCGGCCGGCACGGGGTTAGGTGAAGCCGTGCTCCACTGGGATGGGAAGGAATACGCGCCGATCGCCTCCGAGGGCGGGCATGCCGACTTCGCGCCCCAGACCGATCGCGAGATCGAGCTGTTGCGCTTCCTCCGAGCTGAGTTCGGCCACGTGAGCTACGAGCGGGTGCTCTCAGGCCCCGGCCTCTTCAATATCTACAGGTTCCTCCGCGAAACCTCGGGCGTCCCCGAGCCCGCATGGCTCCGCGAACGGGTGGACGCGGGAAATCCCGGTGCGGTCATTGGGGACGTGGGGTTGGCGCGCGGCCACGCGCTGTGCGTCGAAGCCCTCGACCTGTTCGCCTCGATCTACGGCGCCGAGGCCGGCAACCTCGCCCTCAAGGTCCTGGCGCGCGGTGGAGTTTACCTGGGCGGAGGGATCGCGCCCAAGTTGCTCGATAAGTTAGCGGACGGGACGTTCACCCGGTCGTACCTGGCCAAGGGTCGGTACACCGAGCTGCTGCGGTCGATCCCCGTCACTGTGGTCCTTAATACCAAAGCCCCGCTCCTTGGCGCGGCCCACTATGCCCTTCGGATCTAA
- a CDS encoding class I fructose-bisphosphate aldolase → MKKPVREILGWYGSDSPGTLTNLARLLNHGRLAGTGRLLILPVDQGFEHGPARSFAVNPPAYDPRYHFELAIESGCNAYAAPLGFIEAVAAEFPGEIPLILKLNNHDVLQDENDPISAVTASVRDAQRLGCVGVGFTIYPGSAHRTEMYQQLREIVAEAKAAGLVAVVWSYARGSTLSKEGETAIDVIAYAAQIAAQLGAHIVKVKLPSAHLEQPEAKKVYERTKIPVATLADRVRHVVQSTFDGRRVVIFSGGATKESDAAVLDEARAIRGGGGFGSIIGRNAFQRPRGDAIRLLTEMMKIYADAAA, encoded by the coding sequence ATGAAGAAACCTGTTCGAGAAATTTTGGGATGGTACGGCAGCGATAGTCCCGGAACGCTCACCAACCTGGCTCGGTTGCTCAATCACGGGCGGCTGGCCGGGACCGGCCGGTTGCTGATCCTGCCGGTGGATCAGGGCTTCGAGCACGGTCCGGCCCGCAGCTTCGCCGTCAACCCCCCCGCGTACGACCCCCGCTACCATTTCGAGCTCGCGATCGAGTCGGGATGCAACGCCTACGCCGCGCCGCTCGGCTTCATCGAAGCGGTCGCCGCCGAATTTCCCGGCGAGATCCCCTTGATCTTAAAGCTCAACAACCACGACGTGCTCCAAGACGAGAATGATCCCATTTCGGCGGTCACCGCCTCGGTGCGGGACGCCCAGCGACTGGGCTGCGTGGGGGTGGGGTTCACGATTTACCCTGGCTCGGCGCACCGCACCGAGATGTACCAGCAGCTCCGCGAGATCGTCGCGGAGGCCAAGGCCGCGGGGCTGGTGGCGGTGGTCTGGTCCTATGCGCGCGGCTCGACGCTGAGCAAGGAAGGCGAGACGGCAATCGATGTAATCGCGTACGCCGCCCAGATCGCGGCGCAATTGGGCGCTCACATCGTCAAGGTCAAACTCCCGTCCGCGCACCTCGAGCAGCCGGAGGCCAAGAAAGTCTACGAGCGAACCAAGATCCCGGTGGCGACGTTGGCCGATCGGGTGCGCCACGTGGTCCAGAGCACGTTCGACGGCCGGCGCGTCGTCATCTTTTCCGGCGGGGCGACCAAAGAGAGCGATGCGGCGGTGCTCGATGAGGCGCGGGCGATCCGCGGCGGCGGCGGCTTCGGGTCGATCATTGGGCGCAACGCCTTCCAGCGACCCCGGGGCGACGCGATCCGATTGCTGACCGAGATGATGAAGATCTACGCCGATGCGGCGGCGTGA
- the fbp gene encoding class 1 fructose-bisphosphatase yields MGHAKMTFVRHVLSEQEAFTSATGEFTALMTQISLAANVIARELNQAGLVNRLGSTGLVNVQGEQVKKLDQWSNDVFVEMLQESGAACTLVSEEMEEPLHFAESCERGRYVVCFDPIDGSSNIDVNGIVGTIFSVRSRRGRESRHIPSDVLRKGTEQIAAGYVMYGPSTVLVYTTGRTVDAFILDPHTREFLLSHRAIRIPKRGDTYSVNEGHYHRWHPQTRRVVDYLRAVDQPSGRPYSLRYAGSLVADFHRTLLEGGIYLYPADADDPKRPTGKLRLLYEAAPMALITETAGGRASTGDMRTLDIQPSTYHQRVPLIVGSADDVTLAEDFYQGRR; encoded by the coding sequence ATGGGGCATGCCAAGATGACGTTCGTTCGCCATGTCTTGTCCGAGCAGGAGGCCTTCACCTCGGCGACCGGTGAGTTCACCGCGCTCATGACTCAGATCAGCTTGGCGGCCAACGTCATCGCGCGGGAGCTCAACCAGGCGGGGTTGGTCAACCGGCTGGGCTCGACCGGATTGGTGAACGTGCAAGGAGAGCAGGTCAAGAAGCTCGACCAGTGGTCCAACGACGTCTTCGTGGAGATGCTCCAAGAGAGCGGAGCCGCCTGTACCCTGGTGTCGGAGGAGATGGAGGAGCCGCTCCACTTCGCCGAATCCTGCGAGCGGGGACGGTACGTGGTCTGCTTCGACCCGATCGATGGTTCCTCGAACATCGACGTCAACGGGATCGTCGGCACTATCTTCTCCGTGCGCAGCCGGCGGGGCCGAGAGAGCAGGCATATCCCGTCGGACGTGTTGCGCAAGGGCACCGAACAGATCGCCGCGGGATACGTGATGTACGGACCCAGCACCGTGCTCGTCTATACCACCGGTCGTACCGTCGATGCCTTCATTTTGGACCCCCACACGCGGGAGTTTCTCCTCTCGCACCGGGCGATTCGGATTCCCAAGCGCGGCGACACCTACAGCGTGAACGAGGGGCACTACCATCGATGGCACCCGCAGACGCGGCGGGTGGTCGATTATCTGCGGGCGGTGGATCAGCCGTCGGGACGGCCCTACTCACTGCGCTACGCCGGGTCGCTGGTCGCCGATTTTCACCGGACGCTGTTGGAGGGAGGCATCTACCTCTACCCGGCCGACGCGGACGATCCCAAACGGCCGACCGGAAAATTAAGGCTGCTCTATGAAGCGGCGCCGATGGCGTTGATCACCGAGACCGCCGGAGGGCGAGCCAGCACGGGGGACATGCGAACCCTGGATATTCAGCCGTCGACCTACCATCAGCGCGTGCCCTTGATTGTCGGGAGCGCCGATGACGTCACGCTGGCGGAGGACTTTTACCAAGGACGCCGTTAG
- the pgl gene encoding 6-phosphogluconolactonase, translated as MIRPSDRLVLSGPEDVAREAAVQITKIAEEVLGTGREFRLVPSGGSTPKRLYDIPARDGVRSDGFWNRVHFFWGDERCVGPDDPDSNYRTARETLLAPLGIIETHVHRMRGESSDPDAAAREYEADIRRHFNWGTRTVPPSFDLVLLGMGSDGHTASLFPETPALMETVRWVVANPVFKLGAHRLTLTIPIINRASWVIVLAAGAEKAQTLAQVLEGPWDPERLPAQSIRPTTGKMLWLVDRDAAAGLRPVRGG; from the coding sequence ATGATACGCCCGTCGGACCGACTCGTGCTCTCCGGGCCCGAAGACGTGGCCCGCGAGGCGGCCGTCCAAATCACGAAGATCGCCGAGGAGGTGTTGGGAACGGGAAGGGAGTTTCGGCTGGTGCCGTCGGGGGGATCGACGCCCAAGCGACTGTACGACATCCCGGCGCGCGATGGGGTTCGGTCCGATGGGTTCTGGAACCGCGTCCATTTCTTCTGGGGGGACGAGCGGTGCGTCGGTCCGGATGATCCCGACAGTAACTATCGAACGGCTCGCGAGACCTTGCTCGCCCCGCTGGGCATCATCGAGACCCACGTCCACCGGATGCGCGGCGAGTCGAGCGATCCCGATGCCGCGGCCCGCGAGTACGAGGCTGATATCCGGCGGCATTTCAACTGGGGAACTCGGACCGTTCCCCCGTCTTTCGACCTGGTATTGCTCGGGATGGGGTCGGACGGGCACACCGCCTCGCTCTTCCCGGAGACCCCGGCTCTGATGGAAACCGTCCGATGGGTGGTCGCCAATCCCGTGTTCAAGCTCGGAGCCCATCGGCTGACCCTGACCATTCCAATCATCAACCGGGCCTCGTGGGTGATCGTGCTGGCGGCCGGAGCCGAGAAAGCCCAGACCTTGGCGCAGGTCCTCGAAGGCCCGTGGGATCCGGAGCGGCTTCCGGCCCAGTCGATTCGCCCGACGACGGGGAAGATGCTCTGGCTGGTGGATCGGGATGCCGCGGCCGGTTTACGACCGGTGCGAGGGGGATAA
- the zwf gene encoding glucose-6-phosphate dehydrogenase has protein sequence MAEMDGREAAGGDSKRGNAAQPCLLVIFGGSGDLARRKLIPAVYNLLLDGVLPANYAVLGIGHSPLSDQEFRSVSREGIVKHSRQGIDEKRWAEFERRLFYLAGAFQDPKTYQELKTRAEKIEQEFALPGHRIFYLAIPPTLIGAASQGLQQAGLVQPVDGASPFSRVIVEKPIGRDLASAQDINAILGKAFDETQVFRIDHYLGKETVQNLLVLRFANGIFEPLWNHKYIDHVQITVSEEEGVGTRSLYYEEAGALRDMVQNHILQLLCLVAMEPPWSLDPDVVRNARLEVLRSLRPITGSLVNQYTVRAQYSPALLNGTEVPGYRREAGVKPESTTETYVALKVFVENWRWAGVPFYLRTGKRMPKRATEIAVQLKNIPKILFNASPSAPLEPNVLALRIQPEEGFSLRITSKLPGSKMRIHPVDMDFQYGTAYGAASPEAYERLLLDVMAGDATLFMRRDAVEAAWGWVTDILEGWRQQGSKWLPEYSAGSWGPVEADRLIEQDGSRWRML, from the coding sequence ATGGCAGAGATGGATGGCCGTGAGGCGGCTGGCGGGGATTCGAAGCGGGGGAACGCGGCGCAACCCTGTCTCCTCGTCATCTTCGGCGGATCCGGCGACCTGGCCCGCCGCAAACTCATCCCGGCGGTCTACAACCTGTTGCTGGACGGGGTGCTCCCCGCGAATTACGCGGTGTTGGGCATCGGCCATAGTCCGCTGAGCGATCAGGAGTTTCGATCGGTCTCGCGGGAGGGAATCGTCAAGCATTCCCGGCAGGGTATCGACGAGAAGAGGTGGGCCGAATTCGAGCGACGCCTGTTCTACCTCGCGGGCGCATTCCAAGATCCCAAGACCTACCAGGAGCTCAAAACCCGCGCTGAGAAGATCGAGCAAGAGTTCGCGCTCCCCGGCCACCGGATCTTCTACCTCGCCATTCCCCCGACGTTGATCGGCGCGGCGTCGCAGGGCCTCCAGCAGGCGGGACTGGTGCAACCCGTCGACGGCGCGAGCCCTTTCTCTCGGGTGATCGTGGAAAAACCCATCGGCCGCGACCTCGCGTCCGCCCAGGATATCAACGCCATTCTGGGCAAGGCGTTCGACGAAACGCAGGTCTTTCGGATCGACCATTATCTCGGGAAAGAAACGGTGCAGAACCTCTTGGTGCTGCGATTCGCGAACGGGATTTTCGAGCCGTTGTGGAACCACAAATACATCGATCACGTCCAGATCACGGTGAGCGAAGAGGAGGGGGTGGGAACCCGATCCCTCTACTACGAGGAGGCGGGGGCGCTTCGGGACATGGTCCAGAATCATATTCTGCAACTGCTCTGTCTGGTGGCCATGGAGCCGCCGTGGTCGCTCGACCCCGACGTGGTGCGCAACGCGAGGTTGGAGGTGCTCCGGTCGCTCCGCCCCATTACCGGGAGCCTGGTCAACCAGTACACGGTCCGGGCCCAATACAGCCCGGCGCTGCTCAACGGAACAGAGGTTCCGGGATACCGACGCGAGGCCGGCGTCAAACCGGAATCCACCACCGAGACGTACGTCGCGCTGAAAGTGTTCGTCGAGAATTGGCGGTGGGCGGGCGTCCCGTTTTATCTGCGCACCGGCAAGCGCATGCCCAAACGCGCCACCGAAATCGCGGTGCAGCTCAAGAACATTCCGAAAATCCTGTTCAACGCGAGCCCGTCCGCGCCGCTGGAACCCAACGTGTTGGCGCTGCGCATTCAACCCGAGGAGGGATTCTCGCTGCGGATCACGTCGAAACTCCCCGGATCGAAGATGCGGATCCATCCGGTGGACATGGATTTCCAATACGGCACGGCCTACGGGGCCGCCTCGCCCGAGGCGTACGAGCGCCTGTTGCTCGACGTGATGGCCGGGGATGCCACGCTCTTCATGCGGCGAGACGCGGTGGAAGCCGCGTGGGGATGGGTGACCGATATCTTGGAGGGGTGGCGACAACAAGGGTCCAAATGGCTTCCCGAGTACAGCGCCGGAAGCTGGGGGCCGGTGGAGGCCGATCGATTGATCGAGCAGGACGGGAGCCGGTGGAGGATGCTGTAA
- the gnd gene encoding phosphogluconate dehydrogenase (NAD(+)-dependent, decarboxylating): MELGFVGLGKMGMNMVTRLQRGAHRVVVYDRTTDLVKQAEGTGCVAASSLADMISKLAAPRAVWVMVPSGAPTEETVQAVAALLQPGDAIIDGGNTKFHDDVRRAPELKKKGIHYVDVGTSGGVWGLKLGYCMMVGGEEATVRRFEPIFATLAPENGWAYMGGHGAGHYVKMVHNGIEYSMMQGYAEGFELMSKSEYGLDLAKIANLWMQGSVVRSWLLELAAGALAQDPRLEKLKGYVQDSGEGRWTILDALDKDVPVPTLTAALFTRFRSRQEESFAEKMLAALRNAFGGHAVRK; this comes from the coding sequence ATGGAACTCGGATTTGTCGGCCTCGGAAAGATGGGCATGAACATGGTCACGCGGTTGCAGCGCGGCGCGCACCGCGTCGTGGTGTACGACCGGACGACGGATCTGGTCAAGCAGGCGGAAGGGACGGGATGCGTCGCAGCGTCGTCGCTCGCCGACATGATCTCGAAGCTCGCCGCGCCCCGCGCGGTGTGGGTCATGGTCCCATCGGGCGCGCCGACCGAGGAGACGGTGCAGGCCGTGGCGGCGCTGCTCCAGCCCGGTGACGCGATCATCGACGGCGGCAATACCAAATTCCACGACGATGTGCGGCGGGCCCCTGAACTCAAGAAGAAGGGCATTCATTACGTGGATGTCGGGACCAGCGGCGGCGTCTGGGGCCTCAAGCTGGGCTACTGCATGATGGTGGGCGGGGAGGAGGCGACCGTCAGGCGCTTCGAGCCGATCTTTGCGACCCTGGCGCCCGAGAACGGATGGGCGTATATGGGGGGCCATGGGGCGGGACACTATGTGAAGATGGTCCACAACGGGATCGAGTACAGCATGATGCAGGGCTACGCCGAGGGGTTCGAGCTGATGTCCAAGAGCGAGTACGGCTTGGACCTGGCCAAGATCGCCAACCTCTGGATGCAGGGGAGCGTGGTGCGGTCGTGGCTGCTGGAACTGGCGGCCGGCGCGCTCGCGCAAGACCCGCGCTTGGAGAAGCTGAAGGGATACGTGCAGGATTCCGGCGAAGGGCGCTGGACCATCCTCGACGCGCTCGACAAAGATGTGCCGGTGCCCACTCTCACCGCAGCGCTGTTCACCAGGTTTCGCTCTCGCCAGGAGGAGTCATTCGCCGAAAAGATGCTGGCGGCGCTGCGGAACGCCTTCGGGGGACATGCGGTCAGAAAATAA
- the rpiB gene encoding ribose 5-phosphate isomerase B, with protein sequence MKIAVACDHGGYPHKAVVIEVIRNTGYEALDLGTHSTEPVDYPDYAKAVGEAISLRKADRAVLLCGSGVGACVAANKIRGVRAGLCHDTYSAHQGVEHDDMNVLTLGARIVGPELVAELVRVFLAATFTGEERHVRRLEKVKKLEHDWSK encoded by the coding sequence GTGAAGATCGCCGTCGCATGCGACCATGGGGGGTATCCCCACAAGGCCGTGGTCATCGAAGTCATCCGGAACACGGGATACGAGGCGCTCGACCTCGGTACCCACTCGACCGAGCCGGTGGATTACCCGGATTACGCCAAGGCGGTGGGAGAGGCGATTTCCTTGCGAAAGGCCGATCGGGCGGTGCTCCTGTGCGGCAGCGGGGTGGGCGCCTGCGTGGCGGCCAATAAAATAAGGGGCGTCCGAGCCGGACTGTGCCACGACACGTACTCCGCGCATCAGGGCGTGGAGCACGATGACATGAACGTGTTGACGCTCGGTGCGCGTATCGTCGGGCCGGAACTGGTTGCGGAACTGGTGCGGGTCTTTCTGGCAGCGACCTTCACCGGGGAGGAGCGACACGTTCGGCGGCTGGAGAAGGTGAAGAAACTGGAGCACGACTGGTCGAAGTAG
- a CDS encoding bifunctional transaldolase/phosoglucose isomerase: MNPLVRLQAFGQSPWYDYIRRGLITSGELQAMIDQDGLLGVTSNPSIFEKAIGGSTDYNQALKQIAADVTGVKQIYETLAVRDIQDAADLMYPVYQKTETRDGYVSLEVSPDLAHNTAGTIEEAVRLHKAVGRDNVMIKVPATPEGILAIEPLLSRGINLNVTLLFSVEAYEQVAWAYIAGLEQLAAKGGDVRKVASVASFFISRIDSLVDSQLEAKIKGTTDPRKRAALQSLIGKVAIANAKLARLAFEAIVAGPRFAALQNRGAKVQRLLWASTGTKNPRYSDTYYVDALIGPDTVNTIPAATFSAFRDHGTVSGTLLTGLDEAKETMSLLAECGIDFTQVTHKLLADGVRIFVESFDQLMSTVSQKRRELLGAKLNQQTYALGGFGKGIPEKLKELRQQGFVRRLWAKDPSLWHRDPVHHRIIRNALGWLHITEQQVHQLAPIKRLVESVRAEGFEHLLLLGMGGSSLCPEVFRMTFGVIPGYPQLHVLDSTVPSQVKSFERRVDLAKTLCIVSSKSGSTTEPIVFYQHFFDRMRRIKGEQAGDHFIAITDPHSLLENLARESKFREILPGVPEIGGRYSALSNFGIVPAALMGVNVEHLLYRAERMRHSCDSCVPPEDNPGVVLGVTLGELAKQGRDKVTFVTSPAISDLGAWFEQLIAESTGKEGKGIVPIDDEPLGAPDVYGMDRLFVYIRYAAGVDAQQDKDVAALERAGFPVIRIDLSELINLGEEFFLWEMATAVAGAVLGINAFDQPNVQESKDYTKSFLEEFKKTGTLLEEKPILTADGVRIYGDAANRKALDGTSTLEAALAAHLTRVTTGDYVALTAYVERTDAAHRALQEMRLKIREKKKVATTLGYGPRFLHSTGQLHKGGPNSGVFIQITADDAEDLPIPGEPYTFGVLKAAQALGDFVSLSKRDRRAIRVHLGADVDAGLRRLRQALDKAL, encoded by the coding sequence GCTTGATCACGTCGGGCGAACTGCAGGCGATGATCGATCAGGACGGGTTGCTCGGGGTGACCTCCAATCCCTCGATTTTCGAAAAGGCCATCGGCGGCAGCACCGATTACAATCAAGCCCTCAAGCAGATCGCCGCCGACGTCACCGGGGTCAAACAGATTTACGAGACGTTGGCGGTGCGCGATATCCAGGACGCGGCCGACCTGATGTATCCGGTCTACCAGAAGACCGAGACCCGCGACGGGTACGTCAGCTTGGAGGTCTCGCCCGATTTGGCCCACAATACGGCCGGGACGATCGAAGAGGCGGTGCGGCTGCACAAGGCCGTCGGCCGGGACAACGTCATGATCAAGGTCCCCGCAACCCCCGAAGGGATTCTCGCCATCGAACCCTTGCTGAGTCGTGGGATCAATCTCAACGTCACGCTGCTGTTCAGCGTCGAGGCCTACGAACAGGTCGCCTGGGCCTACATCGCGGGGCTCGAACAGCTCGCCGCCAAGGGCGGGGACGTGCGCAAGGTGGCGTCGGTCGCCAGCTTCTTTATTAGCCGAATCGACAGCCTGGTCGATAGTCAACTCGAGGCCAAGATCAAGGGGACCACCGATCCCCGGAAGCGGGCGGCGTTGCAGAGCCTGATCGGAAAGGTGGCCATCGCCAACGCCAAGCTGGCCCGCCTCGCATTCGAGGCGATCGTCGCCGGCCCGCGATTTGCGGCCCTGCAGAACAGGGGCGCCAAGGTTCAGCGCCTGCTCTGGGCGAGCACCGGCACCAAAAATCCCCGCTACTCCGATACCTACTACGTCGACGCGCTGATCGGCCCCGACACCGTCAACACGATCCCCGCGGCGACGTTCAGCGCTTTCCGCGACCACGGCACGGTGAGCGGCACGCTGCTGACCGGGCTCGACGAGGCCAAGGAGACTATGAGTCTCCTGGCCGAGTGCGGGATCGACTTTACCCAGGTCACGCACAAGCTGCTGGCGGACGGGGTCCGAATCTTCGTCGAATCCTTCGACCAGCTCATGAGCACCGTCAGTCAGAAGCGGAGAGAGCTGCTCGGCGCCAAGCTCAATCAGCAGACCTACGCGCTGGGCGGGTTCGGCAAGGGCATCCCGGAGAAGCTCAAGGAGCTTCGACAGCAAGGGTTCGTCCGGCGGTTGTGGGCCAAAGACCCCAGCCTCTGGCACCGCGACCCCGTGCACCATCGGATCATCCGCAACGCCCTGGGCTGGTTGCACATCACCGAACAACAGGTGCACCAGCTGGCGCCGATCAAGCGATTGGTCGAGTCGGTTCGCGCCGAGGGTTTCGAGCACCTCTTGCTCCTGGGGATGGGGGGGAGCAGCCTCTGTCCGGAAGTCTTTCGCATGACGTTCGGCGTGATTCCCGGCTATCCCCAACTCCACGTGCTGGACAGCACCGTGCCGTCGCAGGTCAAGAGCTTCGAGCGGCGGGTGGATCTGGCGAAAACGCTCTGCATCGTCTCCAGCAAGTCCGGGTCGACCACCGAGCCGATCGTCTTCTATCAGCACTTTTTCGACCGGATGCGGCGGATCAAGGGCGAGCAGGCCGGTGACCATTTCATCGCCATCACCGACCCCCATTCGCTGTTGGAGAATCTGGCCCGGGAAAGCAAATTTCGGGAAATTCTGCCGGGGGTTCCCGAGATCGGGGGACGATACTCCGCGCTCTCCAATTTCGGAATCGTGCCGGCCGCTCTCATGGGCGTGAACGTCGAGCACTTACTCTATCGGGCCGAGCGGATGCGCCATAGCTGCGATTCCTGCGTCCCGCCGGAGGACAACCCAGGCGTGGTGCTCGGCGTCACCTTGGGTGAACTGGCCAAGCAGGGGCGGGACAAGGTGACGTTCGTCACCTCCCCCGCGATCAGCGACCTGGGCGCCTGGTTCGAACAGTTGATCGCCGAGAGCACCGGCAAGGAAGGCAAGGGGATCGTTCCCATCGATGACGAGCCGCTCGGGGCCCCGGACGTCTACGGGATGGACCGGCTCTTCGTGTATATCCGGTATGCGGCCGGCGTGGACGCTCAACAGGACAAGGATGTGGCTGCGCTGGAACGCGCCGGCTTCCCGGTGATCCGCATCGATCTTTCGGAGTTGATCAACCTGGGCGAGGAGTTCTTCCTCTGGGAGATGGCGACCGCGGTCGCCGGGGCGGTCCTCGGCATCAATGCCTTCGATCAACCCAACGTCCAGGAGAGCAAGGACTACACCAAGAGCTTCTTGGAAGAGTTCAAGAAGACCGGCACGCTGCTCGAGGAGAAGCCGATTCTCACCGCCGACGGTGTTCGAATCTACGGCGACGCCGCCAATCGGAAGGCGCTCGACGGGACGTCGACTCTGGAAGCGGCGCTCGCGGCCCATTTGACGCGGGTCACGACGGGCGATTACGTCGCGCTGACCGCGTACGTGGAGCGGACCGACGCCGCGCATCGCGCGCTTCAGGAGATGCGGCTGAAGATCCGCGAAAAGAAGAAGGTGGCCACGACCCTGGGGTACGGCCCGCGCTTCCTCCATTCGACGGGGCAGCTCCACAAGGGCGGTCCGAACTCGGGCGTGTTCATCCAGATCACCGCGGATGACGCGGAGGATCTGCCGATCCCGGGCGAACCGTATACCTTCGGCGTGCTCAAGGCGGCTCAGGCCCTGGGGGATTTCGTCAGCCTGAGCAAGCGCGACCGCCGAGCCATTCGGGTCCATCTGGGTGCGGACGTCGACGCCGGACTGCGGCGCCTCCGACAGGCCCTGGACAAGGCGCTCTAA